The stretch of DNA TGGAAAGTCCTTAGTTATTTCGTACATTTCATACCTTTTGCTGAATAGAAATTGAACCAGATTCAGATTCTACATGATCAAACCTATAAATTTCTGGATTAGCTCCAAtacttatttattcttttttttttaaaaaaaattagtgcaAGTTTGGTCTTAGAAAGTCTTCAATTGATAGGATATGACCGTTTGAAACAGTGTTATACAAGGAAAATATCAAAGTGTAAAGGAGGATGATTTGCACTTTTAAGGAGCTCTGCTGTCGGAGCTCTGCTGTCATTGGTTGCCATATGTGGtcctgtttttttttaaaatgccaTATGCCGTTGCAGTCATGGGTTGCCATATGTGTGTAGCAGACCCACTGTCGGACACAGAGCCAATGTTGGGAGAATTCAATGCTTTGACAGAATCGTGGTCTCATGATTTCTGGGCTAACACCTTTATCCCGGCCTAATCTATGGGTTGGAAGCCATTTTAGCAAGAGAAGTATCCCTAAATTCCAAAAGTCTAACTTGCAGAGTGTCAACTTTGCTTATATTCAAACTATCCCACATAAGGAAGCACATTTTCATGCTGAACTGTATGCTTACATGCAGGAGGGTGAACATCAGAGGGAGGGTTCGCTGAAACGGAGCCACCTCCCATGCTCATGTCATCAATGCTTAGAGAGAAAATGTCATGAAAAGAGCATGAGAGAAGAAATACCCAAGAGACAAGAATATTTtagaaagaaagtaaaatacaatCAAGTTGCGTATGCCTAATGAAATGCAGAAACGAGCTAGGGTTGTATAGTTTTGACTCTTGAGGCTTTGTGTCCGTATGGAGTACTCATGGTCATTAGCAATATTTAATAAATCTGGTTGGTAATAAAACTTATGATATAGTATatcaaaaattctatatacagtcacttttgcacactctactaatgtgattggctgCATCActaatatatgcatgtataaacAAGTCGAACAGTTTGCACGTACGCAATATTCGTTTCTATTTGCACATTGATAATGAGCTGGGgattaaattaatttgttggATAATATTTAATCCGATTATTTCAAATGATTGCATGTATATGTGGGGGACGAGACTTGTCCCCAAAATGCATCTCTCAAGAACATGCTGGCGTCAAGAATACaagaaaagaatagaagaatATCTCTCGCCTTTCAAACCTAACTCTCAACGACTGTATGGGACAGGAACAGCTTGACAAAATCAATAGAAAACACCCATCAAATCAGGAAGAAGAGAGATTTTAGGCATAAATTTCAAGCAAACGattttatatgtaataatgTTAAAACTTCAATGAGTCATATGGATACGCACGAATATTTTCTATCCAGAGTCCACAATTATTCatatttgtttataaataatatccaTCTATACCCTGTCAAGATATTCAGATCAAAATACCACAGAGCTagcagagagagaaaaaaaatagagagaaagagagagggcatCAAGAGATGAAATCCTACTATTCTTTCTTTGTTCAGCTTCTAATACTAGAATGCTTGGCAATTGCATGTGGATCACAGGCCTATAATTTCTTCTACTTTATACAGCAGGTGTGTTGTACTGTTTCTTATTGTATATAGAGTTCATcttcacacacacatacacatacatatgcATGTAAATGCATTGGAGCTCAATCTTTTGATCATCCACTATTCTAATGCAGTGGCCAGGATCAGCCTGCCACAGCACAGGAAGGTGTTGCTACCCAACAACAGGAAAACCAGCGGCAGATTTCAGCATCTCTGGGTTTCGGCCATACTATAACAGTGGCCAATACGAGATCTACTGCCCTTCTAACGACGCTTTTAATCCATCAAAGGTAAGAAAACAAGTTTCTTGGCCCTTTGATCAGATTAATCTAAATTAATTACCATATTACAAGAGCAAAAATGTTGATACATGTTGCAAGTTTGAAGTTAATTGTTTATGACGACGGTACTGCAGCTCTCAGACCTGATCCCTAAACTGCATGTAAGCTGGCCATCACTAGCGTGCCCAAGTAGCGACAGTACAGGCTTGTGGTCACATGAATGGACTAAATATGGAACCTGCTCA from Juglans microcarpa x Juglans regia isolate MS1-56 chromosome 3S, Jm3101_v1.0, whole genome shotgun sequence encodes:
- the LOC121258892 gene encoding ribonuclease 1-like gives rise to the protein MKSYYSFFVQLLILECLAIACGSQAYNFFYFIQQWPGSACHSTGRCCYPTTGKPAADFSISGFRPYYNSGQYEIYCPSNDAFNPSKLSDLIPKLHVSWPSLACPSSDSTGLWSHEWTKYGTCSMSRYDPTQHSYFQETLVLKGRANILQILENAGIRPNGKFYSLAAIKSAIKRTIGYEPWIKCNKDASGKSQLYQVYLCVGRYQVSFEECPAAALSKMGNSGCSSEVKFPAF